One genomic segment of Oncorhynchus nerka isolate Pitt River linkage group LG16, Oner_Uvic_2.0, whole genome shotgun sequence includes these proteins:
- the LOC135561185 gene encoding uncharacterized protein LOC135561185 has protein sequence MSQSPSSKPPRGPSPDLPEDPLPNLPEVPHQPPRGPSNEPPRGPPLKNLPEVPPMSTTSDHKPPRGPLTNVPESLWQTSQQVPLTNLPDGPFNKPPREVPLRTSQRSSNNLPEVLNEPPRGPLGSCSTTSQRSLSKPPRGPSRHLNLPEVPLTNLPEVPLTNLPEAAPLFNLPERSLLQPPRGPSEPPRGPSGMNLPEVPLTNLPEAPELSNLPEVPLTEPPRGPFDECPRVPLANLPEAPLRGTSQRGPWEMEPPRGPSLNLPEVKTTECNLPEVPLTSLPEVHTNRGPLANLPDINPNKCPRSPSRNNLPEVPLTNLPEVPLTSLPEVPLTKPPRGPSSKPPRGPSDEPPRGPSDEPPRGPSANLPESL, from the exons ATGTCCCAGAGTCCCTCTAGCAAACCTCCCAGAGGCCCCTCTCCAGACCTCCCAGAGGACCCTCTCCCGAACCTCCCAGAGGTCCCTCATCAACCTCCCAGAGGTCCCTCTAACGAACCTCCCAGAGGTCCCCCTCTGAAAAACCTCCCAGAggtccctccgatgtcaacaacctCAGACCA CAAACCTCCCAGAGGCCCCCTAACAAATGTCCCAGAGTCCCTCTGGCAAACCTCCCAGCAGGTCCCTCTAACAAACCTCCCAGACGGTCCCTTTAACAAGCCTCCCAGAG AGGTCCCTCTAAGAACCTCCCAGAGGTCCTCTAACAACCTCCCAGAGGTTCTCAACGAACCTCCCAGAGGCCCtctaggttcatgctctacaacctCCCAGAGGTCCCTCTCTAAACCTCCCAGAGGTCCCTCCAGGCACTTGAACCTCCCAGAGGTCCCTCTAACGAACCTCCCAGAGGTCCCTCTAACGAACCTCCCAGAGGCGGCCCCTCTGTTCAACCTCCCAGAG AGGTCCCTCCTACAACCTCCCAGAGGTCCCTCAGAACCTCCCAGAGGCCCCTCTGGAATGAACCTCCCAGAGGTCCCTCTAACGAACCTCCCAGAGGCCCCTGAACTTAGCAACCTCCCAGAGGTCCCTCTAACAGAACCTCCCAGAGGTCCCTTTGATGAATGTCCCAGAGTCCCTCTAGCAAACCTCCCAGAGGCCCCTCTAAGGGGAACCTCCCAGAG AGGTCCCTGGGAGATGGAACCTCCCAGAGGTCCCTCTCTAAACCTCCCAGAGGTCAAAACTACTGAGTGCAACCTCCCAGAGGTCCCTTTAACAAGCCTCCCAGAGGTCCACACCAACAG AGGTCCCCTAGCAAACCTCCCAGATATAAACCCTAACAAATGTCCCAGGAGTCCCTCTAGAAACAACCTCCCAGAGGTCCCTCTAACAAACCTCCCAGAGGTCCCTTTAACAAGCCTCCCAGAGGTCCCTTTAACAAAGCCTCCCAGAGGTCCCTCTAGCAAACCTCCCAGAGGTCCCTCTGACGAACCTCCCAGAGGTCCCTCTGACGAACCTCCCAGAGGCCCCTCTGCCAACCTCCCAGAGTCCCTCTAA